One genomic segment of Occultella kanbiaonis includes these proteins:
- a CDS encoding DUF11 domain-containing protein, whose amino-acid sequence MTLVKSADPTEASAVGDTIAYGFTLTNTGNVTLTGVHVDETAFSGSGEISAITCPTTTLAPGAATTCTATYTLTQADIDSGGVTNTAIGGGTPPGGGVTETPPSTVTVDAPEDPSLTVTKTAAPVGAAAGNTVTYSFLVTNTGNVTVDGLEIVDDEFTGSGDLSAITCPVTALAPTASTTCTASYTLTQADVDNGELHNAATGTGNTPSDGDVTSPPSEVDVDLPANPSLSVVKTADPTSVDNAGEEVTYSFRVINTGNVTLDGIAVQEQDFTGSGDLSEVVCPATTLAPAAETTCTATYTLTQADVDAGGITNVATATGTPPGSDVPVTSPPSETTVGSDPAPGLSIVKTSSPASVAAAGDVITYGFLVTNTGNVTLSDVVPVEGEFSGTGELSEIECPTNTLAPGEDVTCTATYEVTQEDVDAGGVTNVATATASPPDTTTGGGTPVEAPPSEIEVDVPAAPGLTLVKTADVDRIANAGDQVLFSFLVTNTGNVTLGDLSIADSDFSGTGELGEIVCPADVLAPAESVTCEAAYVVTQADVDAGLLSNAATAVGTPPGVDVPPVDSPPSQVDIDAPHAPGLTLVKTSDVQTVTTVGQVVTYSFLATNIGNVTLTGVVITEGTFSGAGDVSEVVCPQDSVLPGEEVVCTATYTVQEADLTGASLSNTATATATPPGDGDGGGDPITSDPSTAESGSEQPGAALPTTGSPAAWVFALTAVVLLLMGGALVFLRHSRRAADEVLPR is encoded by the coding sequence ATGACCCTGGTGAAGTCGGCGGACCCGACCGAGGCATCCGCCGTCGGCGACACGATCGCGTACGGCTTCACGCTGACCAACACCGGCAACGTCACACTCACCGGCGTTCACGTCGACGAGACCGCGTTCTCCGGCTCGGGTGAGATCTCCGCGATCACTTGCCCCACGACCACCCTGGCTCCGGGCGCCGCCACGACCTGCACGGCGACCTACACACTGACCCAGGCCGACATCGACAGCGGCGGGGTGACGAACACCGCGATCGGCGGCGGCACGCCTCCGGGCGGCGGCGTCACCGAGACCCCGCCGTCGACCGTCACGGTCGACGCGCCGGAGGACCCGTCATTGACGGTGACCAAGACCGCTGCCCCCGTCGGTGCGGCGGCCGGGAACACCGTGACGTACTCGTTCCTCGTGACCAACACCGGCAACGTGACGGTCGACGGGCTCGAGATCGTCGATGACGAATTCACCGGCTCCGGTGACCTCTCGGCCATCACCTGCCCCGTCACGGCGCTCGCGCCCACCGCCAGCACGACCTGCACGGCGAGCTACACGCTGACGCAGGCCGACGTCGACAACGGCGAACTGCACAACGCCGCCACCGGCACCGGCAACACCCCTTCGGACGGCGACGTCACCTCGCCGCCCTCCGAGGTGGACGTGGACCTGCCGGCGAACCCCTCGCTGAGCGTGGTGAAGACCGCGGACCCGACCTCGGTCGACAACGCGGGTGAGGAGGTCACCTACAGCTTCCGGGTGATCAACACCGGCAACGTGACACTCGACGGCATCGCCGTGCAGGAGCAGGACTTCACCGGCAGCGGTGACCTGTCCGAGGTCGTCTGCCCAGCAACCACGCTGGCTCCCGCGGCGGAGACCACGTGCACGGCGACGTACACACTGACCCAGGCGGACGTCGATGCCGGTGGCATCACGAACGTCGCGACGGCGACCGGCACCCCGCCGGGCTCCGACGTGCCGGTGACGTCCCCGCCGTCCGAGACCACGGTCGGCAGCGATCCCGCCCCCGGGCTGAGCATCGTGAAGACCTCGAGCCCGGCCTCGGTGGCCGCAGCGGGCGACGTGATCACGTACGGCTTCCTGGTGACGAACACCGGGAACGTGACGCTGTCGGACGTCGTGCCGGTCGAGGGCGAGTTCTCCGGGACCGGGGAGCTGTCCGAGATCGAGTGCCCGACCAACACCCTGGCCCCCGGGGAGGACGTCACCTGCACGGCGACGTATGAGGTCACGCAGGAGGACGTGGACGCCGGCGGTGTGACCAACGTGGCGACAGCCACGGCCAGTCCGCCCGACACGACCACGGGCGGCGGCACTCCGGTGGAGGCTCCGCCGTCGGAGATCGAGGTGGACGTCCCGGCCGCGCCGGGCCTCACCCTCGTCAAGACCGCCGACGTCGACCGGATCGCGAATGCCGGAGACCAGGTGCTGTTCAGCTTCCTGGTCACGAACACCGGTAACGTCACCCTCGGCGACCTCTCGATCGCGGACAGCGACTTCTCCGGCACCGGCGAGCTCGGCGAGATCGTCTGCCCCGCGGACGTGCTGGCGCCGGCGGAGTCGGTCACATGCGAGGCGGCCTACGTCGTCACGCAGGCGGATGTCGATGCCGGACTGCTGAGCAACGCGGCCACCGCGGTCGGTACCCCGCCCGGGGTCGATGTCCCGCCGGTGGACTCGCCGCCGTCGCAGGTGGACATCGACGCACCGCACGCGCCGGGCCTGACCCTGGTCAAGACCTCGGACGTGCAGACGGTCACCACGGTGGGCCAGGTCGTGACGTACAGCTTCCTGGCGACCAACATAGGGAATGTGACGCTCACCGGGGTGGTCATCACGGAGGGGACCTTCTCCGGCGCGGGCGACGTGTCCGAGGTGGTCTGCCCGCAGGACTCGGTGCTCCCCGGTGAGGAGGTCGTCTGCACGGCGACGTACACGGTGCAGGAGGCGGATCTGACGGGTGCCTCGCTGTCGAACACGGCAACGGCAACCGCCACGCCGCCCGGCGACGGCGACGGTGGTGGCGACCCGATCACGTCGGATCCCTCGACCGCCGAGTCCGGATCGGAGCAGCCGGGCGCGGCCCTCCCGACGACGGGCAGCCCGGCCGCGTGGGTGTTCGCGCTTACCGCCGTTGTGCTGCTGCTGATGGGAGGAGCCCTCGTGTTCCTTCGTCACAGCAGGCGCGCAGCGGATGAGGTGCTCCCCCGCTGA